The following are from one region of the Thiocapsa rosea genome:
- the fba gene encoding class II fructose-bisphosphate aldolase (catalyzes the reversible aldol condensation of dihydroxyacetonephosphate and glyceraldehyde 3-phosphate in the Calvin cycle, glycolysis, and/or gluconeogenesis) produces MALISLRQLLDHAAEHQYGVPAYNVNNLEQMRAIMEAADETDSPVIVQASAGARKYAGAPFLRHLILAAIEEWPHIPVCMHQDHGTSAAVCQRSIQLGFSSVMMDGSLGEDGKTPTSYEYNVDVTRRVVEMAHACGVSVEGELGCLGSLETGQAGEEDGIGAEGILDHSQLLTDPEEAADFVKKTGVDALAIAIGTSHGAYKFTRPPTGDILAIERVREIHKRIPNTHLVMHGSSSVPQDWLAIINQYGGDMGETYGVPVEEIVEGIKNGVRKVNIDTDLRMSSTGAIRKFLAENPKEFDPRKYFIAATKAMKGICKDRYESFGTAGNASKITPMSLEAMTNRYAKGELEPKVN; encoded by the coding sequence ATGGCCCTGATTTCGCTGCGTCAATTGCTCGACCATGCCGCCGAGCACCAGTACGGCGTGCCCGCCTACAACGTCAACAACCTGGAGCAGATGCGCGCCATCATGGAGGCCGCCGACGAGACGGATTCTCCCGTGATCGTGCAGGCATCGGCCGGTGCACGCAAATATGCCGGCGCCCCCTTCCTGCGGCACCTGATCCTGGCCGCCATCGAGGAATGGCCGCACATCCCGGTGTGCATGCACCAGGATCACGGCACCTCGGCCGCCGTCTGCCAGCGCTCCATCCAGCTCGGCTTCTCATCCGTCATGATGGACGGCTCGCTCGGCGAGGACGGCAAGACCCCGACCTCCTATGAGTACAACGTCGACGTGACCCGTCGCGTCGTGGAGATGGCGCATGCCTGCGGCGTCTCGGTCGAAGGCGAGCTGGGTTGCTTGGGCTCGCTCGAGACCGGACAGGCCGGCGAAGAAGACGGCATCGGTGCGGAAGGCATCCTGGATCACAGCCAGCTCCTGACCGATCCGGAAGAGGCCGCCGACTTCGTGAAGAAAACCGGTGTGGATGCGCTCGCCATCGCCATCGGCACATCGCACGGTGCCTACAAGTTCACCCGTCCGCCCACCGGCGACATCCTCGCCATCGAGCGCGTGCGCGAAATCCACAAGCGCATCCCCAACACCCATCTGGTGATGCACGGCTCCTCCTCCGTCCCGCAGGATTGGTTGGCCATCATCAACCAGTACGGCGGCGACATGGGCGAGACCTACGGCGTGCCGGTCGAGGAGATCGTCGAGGGCATCAAGAACGGCGTGCGCAAGGTCAACATCGACACCGACCTGCGCATGTCCTCCACCGGCGCCATCCGCAAGTTCCTGGCCGAAAACCCCAAGGAGTTCGATCCGCGCAAATACTTCATCGCCGCCACCAAGGCCATGAAGGGCATCTGTAAGGACCGCTACGAGTCCTTCGGCACCGCCGGCAACGCCAGCAAGATCACGCCCATGTCGCTCGAGGCCATGACCAACCGCTATGCGAAAGGCGAACTCGAGCCCAAGGTCAACTAA
- a CDS encoding STAS-like domain-containing protein, which yields MSIETQRTRLSLRDGIKVNFAGLRAAAVPVREQAAEALAQGREVVFDFAGIEVTQSFVDELIGTLILRHGPSILERLVFKSCSDDARAIIEFVATDRCDQFVSSRSH from the coding sequence ATGAGCATCGAAACACAGCGCACCCGCCTATCACTGCGGGACGGCATCAAGGTTAACTTCGCGGGTTTGCGAGCCGCCGCTGTGCCTGTGCGCGAACAGGCCGCGGAAGCATTGGCACAGGGTCGCGAGGTCGTCTTCGATTTCGCCGGGATCGAAGTGACACAATCCTTTGTCGACGAACTGATCGGCACCCTCATCCTAAGGCATGGCCCCTCAATCCTGGAACGTCTTGTCTTCAAAAGCTGCTCGGATGATGCCCGAGCCATCATCGAGTTCGTCGCGACGGACCGCTGCGACCAGTTCGTCAGTTCCCGCTCTCACTGA
- a CDS encoding CPCC family cysteine-rich protein: protein MTHDTKFPCPCCGYRVHDREPGFNQVCPICGWEDDLTQLRFARMPGSSNTVSLEEAQLNFRDYGASERRSIGNTRTPVEGEIRDDGWRPIDPSRDNIEQPVRGIAYGDSYPWPDTTVLYYWRMSYWRRVVG from the coding sequence TTGACCCACGACACCAAATTCCCCTGCCCCTGCTGCGGCTACCGCGTCCACGATCGTGAGCCCGGCTTTAATCAAGTCTGCCCGATCTGCGGATGGGAGGACGATCTGACCCAATTGCGCTTCGCCCGGATGCCGGGCAGCAGCAACACCGTGAGCCTGGAAGAGGCCCAACTGAATTTTCGCGACTACGGTGCGTCCGAGCGCCGGAGCATCGGCAACACCCGCACCCCGGTCGAGGGCGAGATACGCGACGACGGCTGGCGGCCCATCGACCCCTCGCGTGACAATATCGAGCAACCCGTCCGCGGCATCGCCTACGGCGACTCTTATCCCTGGCCCGACACCACGGTGCTCTATTACTGGCGCATGAGTTATTGGCGACGGGTGGTGGGGTAG
- a CDS encoding type II toxin-antitoxin system HicA family toxin, whose translation MSQWPSVKGRRLLSALMGIGWSIKRQSGSHRTLSRAGWPDYVFAFHDGETIGPRMLARVAKHTGLTPEDI comes from the coding sequence ATGAGTCAATGGCCTTCGGTCAAAGGCAGAAGACTCCTCTCCGCCTTGATGGGCATCGGTTGGAGTATCAAGCGTCAATCGGGCTCCCATCGAACCTTGTCGCGGGCTGGTTGGCCGGACTATGTCTTCGCGTTTCATGATGGCGAGACCATCGGTCCCCGAATGCTCGCTCGGGTTGCGAAGCACACGGGGTTGACCCCGGAGGATATTTGA
- the pyk gene encoding pyruvate kinase, with the protein MPRRTKIVATLGPATDPESVMDEIIAAGVDVVRLNLSHDSHDRHRERAERIRERAAAAGREIALLMDLQGPKIRIGKFADGPILLARGEGFAIDADCPLDAGDRHRVGTTYPELVDDVRHGDTLLLDDGAIELWVEAVDGGRIDCKVVVGGILSNNKGINKKGGGLSAPALTEKDQDDIRFAAEIDADYLAVSFVRNGDDVRLARELFYEAGGHGGIVAKIERAESLRAIDDIINAADVIMVARGDLGVEIGDAELPAAQKMLINRARELNSVVITATQMMQSMIENPIPTRAEVFDVANAVLDGTDAVMLSAESSIGKNPAKVVEALDRICLEAEKHVTRSGHRIDSVFGRVDEAIAMAAMYTANHLGVKAIAALTETGSTVKWMSRIRSGIPIYAITRSAPTRRKVRVLRGVYPVSFDVASTDIHEVNREVIEELMRRGTVRDGDLVIITKGDRSGVEGQTNILKIMRVGEHKLLTKD; encoded by the coding sequence ATGCCAAGACGCACGAAGATCGTCGCCACGCTCGGCCCCGCGACCGACCCGGAATCGGTGATGGACGAGATCATCGCCGCCGGGGTGGACGTGGTTCGCCTGAATCTGTCGCACGACAGCCACGATCGGCATCGCGAGCGTGCGGAGCGGATCCGCGAGCGCGCGGCCGCCGCCGGGCGCGAGATCGCGCTCCTTATGGATCTGCAGGGACCCAAGATCCGCATCGGCAAATTCGCCGACGGCCCGATCCTGCTCGCACGGGGCGAGGGCTTCGCCATCGACGCCGACTGCCCTCTGGATGCCGGCGACCGCCATCGGGTCGGAACAACCTACCCCGAGCTGGTCGACGATGTTCGGCACGGCGACACGCTCCTGCTCGATGACGGCGCGATCGAGCTGTGGGTCGAAGCCGTCGACGGCGGGCGAATCGACTGCAAGGTGGTCGTCGGTGGCATCTTGTCCAACAACAAGGGCATCAACAAGAAGGGCGGCGGTCTATCCGCCCCGGCGCTCACCGAGAAGGATCAGGACGACATCCGCTTCGCGGCCGAGATCGATGCGGACTACCTGGCCGTATCTTTCGTGCGCAACGGCGATGATGTCCGGCTCGCTCGCGAGCTCTTCTACGAGGCCGGCGGTCACGGCGGCATCGTCGCCAAGATCGAGCGCGCCGAGTCGCTCCGGGCGATCGACGACATCATCAACGCGGCCGATGTCATCATGGTCGCGCGCGGCGACTTGGGCGTGGAGATCGGCGACGCGGAACTGCCGGCCGCGCAGAAGATGCTGATCAACCGCGCCCGCGAGCTCAACAGCGTCGTCATCACCGCGACCCAGATGATGCAGTCCATGATCGAAAACCCCATCCCGACCCGGGCCGAGGTCTTCGACGTGGCCAATGCGGTGCTCGACGGCACGGACGCGGTCATGTTGTCCGCCGAAAGTTCGATCGGGAAGAACCCGGCCAAGGTGGTCGAGGCGCTCGACCGCATCTGTCTGGAAGCCGAAAAGCACGTCACGCGCTCGGGACACCGCATCGATTCGGTCTTCGGCCGCGTCGACGAGGCCATCGCCATGGCCGCCATGTACACCGCCAACCACTTGGGGGTGAAGGCGATCGCCGCCTTGACCGAGACCGGCTCGACGGTGAAATGGATGTCGCGCATCCGCTCGGGGATCCCGATCTACGCCATCACCCGCTCGGCCCCAACCCGACGCAAAGTCAGGGTTCTTCGCGGTGTCTATCCGGTAAGCTTCGATGTGGCCAGCACGGACATCCACGAGGTGAATCGCGAGGTCATCGAGGAGCTGATGCGGCGCGGCACGGTGCGCGACGGCGACCTGGTGATCATCACCAAGGGCGATCGCTCGGGGGTTGAAGGCCAAACGAATATCTTGAAAATCATGCGGGTCGGCGAGCACAAGCTCCTGACGAAAGACTGA
- a CDS encoding phosphoglycerate kinase, with protein sequence MSFIKLTDLDLAGKRVLIRSDLNVPVKGGKVTSDARITASMPTFEHCMKAGAKVMVMSHLGRPEEGVFSEADSLKPVADAMSAKLGREVRVVRDYLEQAPEVADGELVLLENVRFNKGEGKDNADLAKQYAALCDVFVMDAFGTAHRAQASTHGVGQQAPIACAGLLLAEELDALQKALAAPARPMVAIVGGSKVSTKLTVLEALSEKVDQLVVGGGIANTFLAAAGFPVGKSLCEHDLIPVAKALMEKMTARGATIPIAVDVVCGKKFDENEPAVTKDAADVAEDDMIFDIGPKSAQELAEVIAKAGTIVWNGPVGVFEFDQFGGGTKTVSMAIAEAAGFSLAGGGDTIAAIQKYDIYDKVSYISTAGGAFLEYLEGKTLPAVAMLEARAKD encoded by the coding sequence ATGTCCTTCATCAAGCTCACCGATCTGGATCTCGCCGGGAAGCGGGTCCTGATCCGCTCGGACCTCAATGTCCCGGTCAAGGGCGGCAAGGTCACCTCCGATGCGCGTATCACCGCCTCCATGCCGACCTTCGAGCACTGCATGAAGGCCGGTGCCAAGGTGATGGTGATGTCGCATCTGGGTCGCCCCGAGGAAGGTGTCTTCTCCGAGGCCGACTCGCTCAAGCCCGTCGCGGATGCCATGAGTGCGAAGCTCGGCCGCGAGGTGCGGGTGGTGCGCGACTATCTCGAGCAGGCCCCCGAGGTCGCCGACGGCGAGCTGGTGTTGCTGGAAAACGTCCGCTTCAACAAGGGTGAAGGCAAGGACAACGCCGACCTGGCCAAGCAGTATGCCGCACTGTGCGACGTCTTTGTCATGGACGCCTTCGGCACCGCCCATCGCGCCCAGGCATCCACGCACGGCGTCGGCCAACAGGCACCGATCGCCTGCGCGGGCCTGCTGCTCGCCGAAGAGCTCGATGCGCTCCAGAAGGCACTCGCCGCTCCGGCACGCCCGATGGTCGCCATCGTCGGCGGATCCAAGGTCTCGACCAAGCTGACCGTGCTCGAGGCCCTGTCCGAGAAGGTCGATCAGCTCGTAGTCGGCGGCGGTATCGCCAACACCTTCCTCGCCGCTGCCGGTTTCCCGGTCGGCAAGTCGCTGTGCGAGCATGACCTGATCCCCGTCGCCAAGGCCCTGATGGAGAAGATGACGGCGCGCGGCGCGACCATCCCGATTGCGGTCGACGTGGTCTGCGGCAAGAAGTTCGACGAGAACGAGCCGGCGGTCACCAAGGACGCCGCCGATGTCGCCGAGGACGACATGATCTTCGACATCGGACCTAAATCCGCCCAAGAGCTTGCCGAGGTCATCGCCAAGGCCGGAACCATCGTCTGGAACGGCCCGGTCGGGGTGTTCGAGTTCGATCAGTTCGGCGGCGGCACCAAGACAGTCTCCATGGCCATCGCCGAGGCAGCGGGCTTCAGCCTGGCCGGCGGCGGCGATACCATCGCGGCCATTCAGAAGTACGACATCTACGACAAGGTCTCCTACATCTCCACCGCCGGAGGCGCCTTCCTGGAATACCTGGAAGGCAAGACGCTGCCTGCAGTGGCCATGCTCGAGGCCCGGGCGAAGGACTGA
- a CDS encoding ATP-binding protein — MGDGSTTGGSVSVIQLPRFLTARSCGETIAVCQAIQDEESDVVIDAARLRFVDPFGLTLLGATFQELQGWGQRVVVHRVSADVGSYLQRMDLFRGVDLQGFTPAGQRWDRRDSLVELTCIDDHTAASDAAGRLANALIGAVPGIDLNEEPDDMSGQTEATRLGSPIKYVLSELLENALTHARRAGYKGARVWIAGQYYQRNDLFRLAVTDNGCGFLGTLRDHPDLRRKTHREAILTAMKPRVSCNRDLGIRTDTVNEGVGLTTVLRIARAADGRALIASGDAYHNPATAGGSLPVGTFWQGVSVALELRRIKLETIRIGRLLPTLEDMPRVPIRFE, encoded by the coding sequence ATGGGCGACGGCAGCACAACCGGAGGTTCCGTTTCGGTGATCCAATTGCCCAGGTTTCTGACTGCCCGGTCTTGCGGAGAGACCATTGCGGTTTGTCAGGCGATCCAAGACGAAGAAAGCGATGTGGTCATTGATGCTGCACGATTGCGCTTTGTCGACCCTTTTGGCCTCACCCTACTGGGCGCAACTTTTCAAGAGCTTCAGGGCTGGGGGCAAAGAGTTGTCGTTCACCGCGTGAGCGCCGATGTGGGTAGCTACCTTCAACGAATGGACCTGTTCAGAGGCGTTGATTTACAAGGCTTCACGCCCGCCGGTCAGCGCTGGGACCGGCGAGATTCACTCGTCGAGCTGACGTGTATAGACGATCACACCGCAGCGAGTGACGCCGCGGGGCGGTTGGCGAACGCTTTGATCGGAGCGGTTCCTGGGATAGATCTCAACGAAGAACCGGACGACATGAGCGGTCAGACCGAAGCTACTCGCCTGGGCTCGCCGATCAAGTATGTCTTGAGCGAGTTGCTTGAAAACGCCCTGACACATGCACGACGCGCGGGGTACAAAGGGGCGCGGGTGTGGATCGCTGGTCAGTATTACCAGCGCAACGATCTGTTCAGGCTTGCCGTCACCGACAACGGATGCGGGTTTCTGGGGACCTTGCGTGACCACCCCGATCTGCGACGAAAGACCCACCGCGAGGCGATCCTGACCGCGATGAAGCCAAGGGTGAGCTGCAACCGGGATTTGGGAATCCGGACGGATACCGTCAACGAGGGCGTCGGTTTGACGACCGTTTTGCGCATCGCTCGTGCCGCCGATGGACGGGCGCTGATTGCCAGCGGCGACGCTTACCACAACCCAGCAACGGCCGGTGGCTCTCTGCCGGTCGGCACATTCTGGCAAGGGGTCTCGGTCGCTCTGGAACTGCGGCGTATTAAGCTTGAGACGATAAGGATCGGAAGACTGCTGCCGACACTAGAGGACATGCCTCGTGTACCGATTCGTTTCGAGTAG
- the gap gene encoding type I glyceraldehyde-3-phosphate dehydrogenase, producing MTLKVGINGFGRIGRMAFRAIAKDFPGIEVVAINDLLDPEYLAYMLKYDSVHGNFKGDIAVDGNTMIVNGKSIRLTAERDPANLKWGDVGAELVIECTGFFLDDASCRKHLEAGAKKVVQSAPSKDATPMFVYGVNHKTYAGQEIISAASCTTNCLAPVAKVLHDNWGIKRGLMTTVHAATATQKTVDGPSMKDWRGGRGILENIIPSSTGAAKAAGKVMPELNGKLTGMAFRVPTSDVSVVDLTVELTKEASYADICAAMKTASESGDLVGVLGYTDEKVVSTDFRGCPTPSVFDSEAGIALDPTFVKVVAWYDNEYGYTCNMLRMVEHVSK from the coding sequence ATGACACTTAAAGTCGGCATCAATGGTTTCGGTCGTATCGGTCGTATGGCATTTCGCGCAATCGCGAAGGATTTCCCGGGCATCGAGGTTGTCGCCATCAACGACCTGCTCGATCCCGAGTATCTGGCCTACATGTTGAAGTACGATTCGGTCCACGGTAACTTCAAGGGCGACATTGCCGTCGACGGCAACACCATGATCGTCAACGGCAAGAGCATCCGTCTGACCGCCGAGCGTGATCCGGCCAACCTCAAGTGGGGTGACGTCGGCGCCGAGCTGGTCATCGAATGCACCGGTTTCTTCCTCGACGATGCCTCCTGCCGCAAGCACCTCGAAGCCGGCGCCAAGAAGGTCGTGCAGAGCGCGCCCTCGAAGGACGCCACGCCGATGTTCGTCTACGGTGTGAACCACAAGACCTATGCCGGACAGGAGATCATCTCCGCCGCGTCCTGCACCACCAACTGTCTTGCACCGGTCGCCAAGGTGCTGCACGACAACTGGGGCATCAAGCGCGGCCTCATGACCACGGTACACGCCGCCACCGCGACCCAGAAAACGGTCGACGGCCCCTCCATGAAGGACTGGCGCGGCGGTCGCGGCATCCTGGAGAACATCATCCCCTCCTCCACCGGCGCGGCCAAAGCGGCCGGCAAGGTGATGCCCGAGCTCAACGGCAAGCTGACCGGCATGGCCTTCCGCGTGCCCACCTCCGACGTCTCCGTCGTGGACCTGACCGTCGAGCTGACCAAAGAGGCCAGCTATGCCGACATCTGCGCGGCCATGAAGACGGCGTCCGAGTCGGGCGACCTGGTCGGCGTGCTGGGTTACACCGATGAAAAGGTTGTTTCCACCGATTTCCGCGGCTGCCCGACACCGTCCGTTTTCGACTCCGAGGCAGGAATCGCGCTGGACCCGACCTTCGTGAAGGTCGTCGCCTGGTACGACAACGAGTACGGCTACACCTGCAACATGCTGCGGATGGTGGAGCACGTTTCGAAGTAA
- a CDS encoding type II toxin-antitoxin system HicB family antitoxin: MHFHIESEQEEDGRWIAEIPEIPGALAYGKDAEEAMAKAEVLALRVLAEQIEVGETRPMAIRIDLAAA, translated from the coding sequence ATGCACTTCCATATCGAATCGGAGCAAGAAGAGGACGGCCGCTGGATCGCCGAGATTCCCGAAATCCCGGGCGCGCTTGCTTACGGCAAAGACGCCGAAGAAGCCATGGCGAAAGCGGAGGTACTCGCGCTTCGCGTGCTCGCGGAGCAGATCGAAGTCGGCGAAACCCGCCCCATGGCCATCCGCATCGATCTAGCTGCGGCATGA
- the tkt gene encoding transketolase, protein MSSRKDLANAIRALAMDAVQKANSGHPGAPMGMADIAEVLWNDFMTHNPGNPDWPDRDRFVLSNGHGSMLIYALLHLTGYELGIEDLKQFRQLHSRTPGHPEYGYAPGVETTTGPLGQGITNAVGMALAEKALAAQFNKPGHDIVDHYTYVFLGDGCLMEGISHEACSLAGALGLGKLIAVYDDNNISIDGEVRGHGDTPAWFLDNTPKRFEAYGWHVIPKVDGHDPEAVKAAIETAREITDRPSLICCQTIIGYGSPNKQGKEECHGAALGEEEIALTREALGWNHPPFVIPDAVYQGWDARERGASAESAWNDRFAAYAAKFPTEAAEFKRRMAGDLPSDWAAQSDAFIAAVVEKGETIASRKASQNALNGFGPLLPELLGGSADLAGSNLTLWKGCKGIGKGDAPGNYVYYGVREFGMSAMLNGIALHGGFVPYGATFLMFSEYARNALRMAALMKIPSIFVYTHDSIGLGEDGPTHQPVEQIPTLRMIPNMSVWRPCDAVESAVSWKLAIERRTGPSCLIFSRQNLAHMSRTPEQLAAIARGGYVLRDCAGTPDAIIIATGSEVELAVKAAEAMSEKAIRVVSMPSTNTFDAQDAAYRESVLPKAVTARVAVEAAVTDGWWKYVGHQGAILGVDRFGESAPAGPLFKEFGFTVENLVAKVRSVL, encoded by the coding sequence CGCCGAGGTGCTCTGGAACGACTTCATGACGCACAATCCGGGCAACCCGGACTGGCCGGACCGCGACCGCTTTGTCCTCTCGAACGGCCACGGCTCCATGCTGATCTACGCCCTCCTGCATCTGACCGGATATGAGCTCGGGATCGAGGACCTCAAGCAGTTTCGCCAGCTTCACTCCAGGACGCCCGGACATCCCGAGTACGGCTATGCCCCGGGCGTGGAAACCACCACCGGCCCGCTCGGTCAGGGCATCACCAATGCCGTCGGCATGGCACTGGCCGAGAAGGCGCTGGCCGCTCAGTTCAATAAGCCCGGCCACGATATCGTCGACCACTACACCTATGTGTTCCTGGGCGACGGCTGCCTGATGGAAGGCATCTCGCACGAGGCATGCTCGCTGGCCGGCGCCTTGGGACTGGGCAAGCTGATCGCGGTCTACGACGACAACAACATCTCGATCGACGGCGAGGTTCGCGGCCACGGCGACACCCCGGCCTGGTTCCTCGACAATACGCCCAAGCGATTCGAGGCGTACGGATGGCATGTCATCCCCAAGGTCGACGGCCATGACCCGGAGGCCGTGAAGGCCGCCATCGAAACCGCCCGAGAGATCACCGACCGTCCGAGCCTGATCTGCTGTCAGACCATCATCGGTTACGGCTCGCCGAACAAGCAGGGTAAGGAAGAGTGTCACGGCGCGGCGCTCGGCGAGGAGGAGATTGCCCTCACCCGCGAGGCGCTGGGCTGGAACCATCCGCCCTTCGTCATCCCGGACGCGGTCTATCAGGGTTGGGACGCCAGGGAGCGCGGCGCCTCGGCCGAGTCTGCGTGGAACGACCGCTTTGCCGCGTACGCCGCGAAATTCCCGACAGAGGCCGCCGAGTTCAAGCGCCGCATGGCGGGCGATCTTCCGAGCGATTGGGCGGCGCAGTCGGATGCCTTCATCGCCGCCGTGGTGGAGAAGGGCGAGACCATCGCCTCGCGCAAGGCCTCGCAGAACGCGCTCAACGGCTTCGGCCCGCTCCTGCCCGAGCTGCTCGGCGGCTCCGCGGACCTCGCCGGCTCCAACCTGACCCTCTGGAAGGGCTGCAAGGGCATCGGCAAGGGCGACGCGCCCGGCAACTATGTCTATTACGGCGTGCGTGAATTCGGCATGTCGGCCATGCTGAACGGCATCGCGCTCCACGGAGGTTTCGTGCCGTACGGCGCGACCTTCCTGATGTTCTCCGAGTACGCCCGCAATGCCCTGCGCATGGCCGCACTCATGAAGATCCCGTCGATCTTCGTCTACACCCATGACTCCATTGGTCTGGGCGAGGACGGCCCGACTCATCAGCCGGTCGAGCAGATCCCCACGCTGCGCATGATCCCGAACATGAGCGTCTGGCGTCCGTGCGATGCGGTCGAGTCGGCAGTGTCCTGGAAGCTCGCCATCGAGCGGCGCACCGGCCCGAGCTGCCTGATCTTCTCGCGCCAGAACCTCGCGCACATGAGCCGGACCCCGGAGCAGCTCGCCGCCATCGCGCGCGGCGGTTATGTGCTGCGCGACTGCGCCGGCACCCCGGATGCGATCATCATCGCCACCGGCTCGGAGGTCGAGCTGGCCGTGAAGGCCGCGGAAGCCATGTCCGAGAAGGCCATCCGCGTGGTGTCCATGCCGTCCACCAACACCTTCGACGCGCAGGATGCCGCCTATCGCGAATCGGTTCTGCCCAAGGCCGTCACCGCCCGCGTCGCGGTCGAAGCAGCGGTCACGGACGGCTGGTGGAAATATGTCGGTCACCAGGGCGCAATCCTGGGTGTCGACCGCTTCGGCGAGTCGGCGCCTGCCGGCCCGCTCTTCAAGGAGTTCGGGTTCACCGTCGAGAATCTGGTCGCCAAGGTCCGGAGCGTGCTCTGA
- a CDS encoding ATP-binding protein translates to MKTACQRGFGHEGFIFNGSAFHGVDVKMIHENRIQTYGRAGIAELLGISDDEEPNGEDADGQTSDAPQDVAKPLEDVDVSGSAKTEQDSPAAETQEELSREKLAQSTAESAKAAEEKQREPSRKSESETSGGQIHVLLGRDLVTGVDVRWDPTATTPSRLLNQHLLIVGKSGSGKSETTKSLLYELDRQGVPSIIFDFQGEYATGEFFDVVRPQVFDVMEGLPINPFEIPIDPRTGQKRRPVEMVFRLADTLNAVFSGSGDIQLGKLREAIQECYVQTGFDIMQPAPADKEPPTLEMLEAVLEQWSGHGGQIRNLQVRLQPLFMSGVFNQSKASFSFDDLFQRTTVILLTAGIKDLMLAASRFLLEKVYAAMMINGMSKSLRLMVCVDEAHKLCNDPKITDLAKEARKYGLGLILSSQETRDFHPSIFANAGTQIVLALEDADASIMARVYAADKKEQGMVKNLIVGQESGVALIRSTHFQPYGQVRLQSFEDKVASLSQRVR, encoded by the coding sequence ATGAAAACAGCCTGCCAGCGGGGCTTCGGCCACGAGGGCTTTATCTTTAACGGCAGCGCCTTCCACGGCGTCGACGTCAAGATGATCCACGAGAATCGCATACAGACCTATGGTCGAGCCGGAATCGCTGAGTTGCTGGGTATCAGCGACGATGAGGAGCCTAACGGCGAAGACGCCGACGGACAGACCAGCGATGCCCCACAGGATGTAGCTAAGCCCCTTGAGGATGTCGACGTAAGCGGATCCGCCAAAACCGAGCAAGATAGCCCAGCCGCCGAGACTCAGGAGGAGCTAAGCCGCGAGAAACTCGCACAATCGACCGCGGAATCCGCAAAAGCAGCGGAAGAGAAGCAACGGGAACCGAGCCGCAAGAGCGAATCGGAGACTTCCGGTGGGCAGATTCACGTGTTGCTCGGTCGTGATCTGGTGACTGGGGTCGACGTGCGTTGGGATCCGACCGCGACGACACCGAGCCGCCTGTTGAACCAACACTTGCTGATTGTCGGCAAGAGCGGTTCCGGGAAGAGCGAGACTACGAAGAGCCTGCTGTATGAGCTGGACCGACAGGGCGTCCCTTCAATCATTTTCGACTTTCAGGGGGAATACGCGACCGGGGAGTTCTTCGACGTCGTCCGGCCCCAGGTCTTCGACGTCATGGAGGGATTGCCGATCAATCCCTTCGAGATCCCGATCGACCCCCGAACCGGGCAGAAACGGCGACCGGTCGAAATGGTCTTTCGGCTGGCCGACACACTGAATGCCGTGTTTTCAGGATCAGGCGACATCCAGCTCGGCAAACTGCGCGAGGCGATTCAAGAGTGCTACGTCCAGACTGGATTCGACATCATGCAGCCGGCACCTGCGGACAAGGAACCGCCGACGTTGGAGATGTTGGAGGCGGTGCTGGAGCAGTGGTCCGGCCACGGCGGACAGATCAGGAACCTGCAGGTGCGTTTGCAACCGCTGTTCATGAGCGGGGTCTTCAATCAATCCAAGGCAAGCTTTAGCTTCGATGACCTTTTCCAGCGGACCACCGTAATCTTGCTGACGGCCGGCATCAAAGATCTGATGCTGGCTGCGTCTCGCTTCCTCCTGGAAAAGGTCTACGCCGCCATGATGATCAACGGCATGTCCAAATCCTTGCGCTTGATGGTGTGCGTGGATGAGGCGCACAAGCTCTGCAACGACCCGAAGATCACCGACCTTGCCAAGGAAGCGCGGAAATATGGATTGGGTCTGATTTTGTCGTCCCAGGAGACTCGCGACTTCCATCCGTCGATCTTCGCCAACGCAGGCACCCAGATTGTTCTGGCGCTCGAGGATGCCGATGCGTCGATCATGGCGAGGGTGTACGCGGCGGACAAGAAAGAACAGGGGATGGTCAAGAATTTAATCGTTGGGCAGGAGAGCGGTGTTGCACTGATCCGATCAACCCACTTCCAACCCTATGGGCAGGTGAGGCTCCAGTCTTTCGAAGACAAAGTCGCGAGCTTGTCTCAGCGGGTTCGATAG